The Lasioglossum baleicum chromosome 12, iyLasBale1, whole genome shotgun sequence genome includes a region encoding these proteins:
- the LOC143213960 gene encoding uncharacterized protein LOC143213960 isoform X1 — MLTRHAIITESNPVATVPINIVATEDGRTLLAVTEDKDGLLEVIATPVTLIGHNGTAGSLMDIKNGCLILHPSPLQIGLDSGEGLDLELSKQCVRVDSDDPSQIKTKVGSDTISDFLDDESSQREKSNEIVKGKSTAMIARTNSLGRPKKSSAVASKGKEVLRCDICQQEFSKQAPYKKHMDNHAEEKPHRCPKCSASFNVPTNFTLHMATHNSGDPRCPECGKKFTRMASLKSHMLLHEKEENLFCTECEDVFSTKTQLDAHLKLHGEKWTTEEARKCKLCNKQFRQPALYRLHIREHYRLQTKVVKQTKRGAKHKTVYKCTICLKSFQKPSQLMRHIRVHTGEKPFKCTVCGRAFTQKSSLQIHTWQHNGIRPHACELCNARFSQKGNLNAHITRVHNVPEGEPIYRCNYCSCVFKKLGSLNGHMKRMHTGVNEDSATVRISESADTMESDIRATVNNVITQLASLESNTDEVEKGKPENFEETGLLANVPTKKDILQQALKNSGLPSRNKSSCDDPSEAKKLDARTNFVTLLDRASDSGTRKYLTIKQRCVGNIRWYACTFCHKEFKKPSDLIRHLRVHTQEKPFKCTHCYRSFALKSTMIAHERTHTGTKRYACGTCDKTFTCHSSLVIHTRSHGNSDECFSISIGNGNDNDNGTGHDHGHDHDRDHNNDNDNDTDNGNADIDATVNVIARCSNRQKIKANKSKMSPKTESLASQVILQEPLVISDSGNKICVVQIPSKKRVYDAAIDPARPHKCWVCEAAFRKISHLKQHHRRHTGERPYRCSKCDRRFTSNSVLKSHLHTHEDSRPYGCSICSAKFSTQSSMKRHLVTHSNKRPFMCPYCHKTFKTYVNCRKHMKIHKHELVQRQLEQQKLVSQEQTTNRLSAKESSKPETTTELSCCSPSSFPSGNVNDVPLDVSADTDTGTGTGTGTVVATTSTFSDNPLSSVNLSFQERMGSTFPHTFPHQFQGVIEAKEKIRPLLSTNFATSTSINQNMTEITVTNLENPQMLHIDESGSVTLPVYSTDQALTPVSMQEIEETLNQQLFNIGMNLGLGSDHSKHSCDTSELQNAKLQHHQPALNVIYTSNNNSNNSNNAEHSEEQVFASQLDSFEIDHITLQPDAEMTLDNIGLETNNSTSMASILPQSVKGDLSNQLAISAVSPENLTDGHQASGYMQTVLLISEQNLTVKENTSDQLKIRETEKNADGVVNDPTFLTEQFRRTSKISPKSQTVSLSFESSLCPNDEINPNQSQQGESLLQCHMCSQQGFTATKLKEHLKIHRGKKEYQCTECSSRFYTNGGLNRHSKLHTNKQQWKSSSSCEKYLGDRTQSRSHSKVHESFPWNEKDVSILSQIPATVNNESSLNDVTIDSDSTVSERVLLDTVAEREVMDRVQHVATEKKEQKEYTNKCKYCPKTFRKPSDLVRHVRTHTGERPYKCDYCSKSFAVKCTLDSHTKVHTGKKTFRCHVCSSLFATKGSLKVHMRLHTGSKPFKCSICDSRFRTSGHRKVHLLKHAREHKGNFKRKQKHLKVAAIAEVAMATDIEKSDDTGRQEVCSYAEEQESQQQQQEQQDNQQHYEQTSQTTEGEYSNLQAINVETTASCLTDQITFEAEGSVPNNNSILSVSDGNQLVANLHFLLANGLVTIQTDESLLTQPASTGNTLHQQSTAVADSVCASMINITPEIGTDQSISAKETIHAENALKAQLSSPYQLQSNNCLLTSVAAPSRIEQFAKVPTIEKCLPTLEKPSTKGTPSKKECDVCGKTFTKPYQVERHKRIHTGERPYKCDLCVKSFAQKSTLQMHQKHHTGDRPYPCPRCEYSFTQKGNLRTHMNRAHRLDTVDSKKTKQNQQSLQRKSPERNLTEVKSLNLDDMSFIEFLK; from the exons ATGTTGACACGACACGCTATAATCACAGAATCTAACCCGGTCGCGACAGTGCCAATAAATATTGTTGCTACCGAAGATGGTAGAACGCTACTGGCAGTGACAG AAGACAAAGACGGTCTATTGGAAGTTATCGCGACTCCGGTTACTCTTATTGGTCACAACGGCACAGCTGGGTCGTTGATGGATATCAAGAATGGTTGTTTGATATTACATCCA TCTCCTCTTCAAATCGGTTTGGACTCCGGCGAAGGTTTGGATCTCGAACTGTCCAAGCAATGTGTCCGAGTCGATTCCGATGATCCGAGTCAAATCAAAACCAAAGTAGGCTCGGATACAATTAGTGATTTCCTTGACGACGAGTCTTCGCAGAGAGAGAAGAGCAACGAAATTGTTAAAGGGAAGTCGACTGCCATGATCGCTAGAACGAATAGTCTTGGAAGACCCAAAAAGAGCTCTGCCGTTGCATCGAAA GGTAAAGAGGTCTTGAGATGCGACATATGTCAGCAAGAATTTTCCAAGCAAGCTCCATATAAAAAGCACATGGACAATCATGCGGAGGAGAAGCCACATCGCTGTCCAAAATGTTCGGCATCTTTCAATGTACCG ACAAACTTCACGCTTCACATGGCTACACATAATTCTGGCGACCCGAGGTGCCCCGAGTGTGGTAAAAAATTTACAAGAATGGCCAGCTTGAAATCTCATATGCTGTTACACGAGAAGGAGGAGAACTTGTTTTGTACGGAGTGCGAAGACGTTTTCTCGACCAAA ACTCAATTGGATGCGCATTTGAAACTTCACGGAGAAAAGTGGACAACCGAAGAAGCAAGGAAATGTAAACTGTGTAATAAGCAGTTCAGGCAACCGGCATTGTATCGACTACACATTCGCGAACATTACAGG ttgcagACAAAGGTGGTAAAGCAGACAAAAAGAGGGGCCAAACACAAAACGGTATACAAATGTACGATATGCTTAAAATCCTTCCAAAAGCCAAGCCAATTAATGCGTCACATTCGAGTGCATACGGGTGAGAAGCCGTTCAAG TGTACGGTGTGCGGCCGTGCGTTCACGCAAAAGAGTTCTTTACAAATTCATACGTGGCAGCACAACGGTATACGACCCCATGCTTGCGAGCTCTGTAACGCCAGATTTAGTCAGAAAG GCAATTTAAATGCTCATATAACGAGAGTTCACAACGTGCCAGAGGGAGAGCCTATATACAGATGCAACTATTGTTCTTGCGTTTTCAAGAAGCTTGGCAGCTTGAACGGTCACATGAAACGTATGCATACAGGAGTGAACGAG GACAGTGCTACCGTCAGAATCTCCGAATCAGCCGACACCATGGAATCGGACATACGAGCAACAGTGAACAACGTTATAACGCAACTGGCGTCTTTAGAGTCGAATACGGACGAAGTTGAAAAGGGAAAACCAGAAAACTTCGAGGAGACCGGGTTATTAGCAAATGTCCCTACCAAGAAAGATATTCTACAACAAGCACTAAAAAATAGCGGGTTACCTAGTAGAAACAAAAGTTCGTGCGATGATCCATCAGAAGCAAAAAAGTTGGATGCACGGACAAATTTCGTTACCTTGCTGGACCGAGCATCGGATAGCGGTACCAG AAAATACCTGACGATAAAGCAACGGTGTGTAGGGAACATAAGATGGTACGCGTGCACGTTTTGCCATAAAGAGTTTAAGAAACCATCAGACCTGATACGCCATTTACGAGTGCATACGCAGGAAAAACCATTCAAG TGCACGCACTGTTATCGTTCTTTCGCTTTAAAGTCCACCATGATAGCGCACGAGCGTACTcatacaggtaccaagagataTGCCTGCGGTACTTGCGATAAAACGTTCACGTGCCACAGTAGCTTGGTTATTCATACAAG ATCGCACGGGAACTCTGACGAATGTTTTAGCATATCGATTGGTAACGGTAACGATAATGATAACGGCACTGGCCATGATCACGGTCACGATCACGATCGCGATCataataacgataacgataacgacacCGATAACGGTAATGCCGATATTGACGCAACCGTTAACGTAATCGCTCGTTGCAGTAATCGACAGAAAATTAAAGCAAACAAGTCAAAGATGTCTCCGAAAACGGAGAGCCTCGCGTCTCAAGTGATACTGCAGGAGCCGTTGGTAATCAGTGACTCCGGAAACAAGATATGCGTGGTACAGATACCTTCGAAAAAACGTGTTTACGATGCTGCGATCGATCCAGCTAGGCCGCATAAATGTTGGGTGTGCGAAGCGGCATTTCGAAAGATcagtcatttgaagcaacaccATCGACGACACACCGGAGAACGTCCTTATAGATGTTCCAAATGCGACAG GAGATTCACGTCGAACAGCGTTTTGAAATCGCATTTGCACACGCACGAAGACTCCAGACCTTACGGGTGTTCCATTTGTTCCGCAAAATTTTCCACGCAGAGTAGCATGAAAAGACATTTGGTTACTCACAGTAACAAACGACCGTTCATGTGTCCATATTGTCACAAGACGTTCAAGACTTACGTGAATTGCCGTAAACATATGAAAATACACAAACACGAGTTGGTGCAACGG CAACTGGAGCAACAAAAACTGGTATCGCAAGAACAGACTACGAATAGGTTGAGTGCGAAGGAGAGCTCTAAACCAGAAACAACGACCGAGCTATCTTGCTGCTCTCCGTCCAGTTTTCCTTCCGGTAACGTTAACGATGTACCACTCGACGTGTCTGCAGATACCGACACTGGCACCGGCACCGGCACCGGCACCGTTGTCGCAACAACTTCCACGTTTTCCGACAATCCGCTGTCTTCGGTCAACTTATCTTTCCAAGAACGAATGGGATCAACCTTTCCACATACTTTCCCGCATCAATTTCAAGGTGTGATCGAAGCGAAAGAGAAAATAAGGCCACTTTTATCGACGAACTTCGCCACTTCGACATCTATTAATC AAAATATGACTGAGATAACCGTGACAAATCTAGAAAATCCGCAGATGTTGCACATCGACGAAAGCGGTTCGGTTACATTACCAGTTTATTCGACCGATCAAGCTCTAACACCG GTGAGCATGCAAGAAATCGAAGAGACATTGAACCAGCAGCTTTTCAACATCGGAATGAACCTTGGTTTGGGAAGCGACCATTCGAAACATTCCTGTGATACCAGTGAATTGCAGAATGCAAAATTGCAGCATCACCAACCTGCGTTAAATGTCATTTACACGAGTAACAACAATTCTAATAACAGTAACAACGCGGAACACTCTGAAGAGCAAGTGTTCGCGTCGCAGCTGGACTCGTTCGAGATTGATCATATTACTTTGCAA CCGGATGCTGAAATGACACTGGACAATATTGGCCTCGAAACGAATAATTCGACGAGTATGGCAAGCATATTGCCGCAAAGTGTGAAAGGAGATTTATCGAATCAACTTGCCATTTCGGCTGTTTCGCCTGAAAATCTGACCGACGGTCACCAAGCTAGTGGGTACATGCAAACCGTGTTGCTAATTTCCGAGCAAAATCTCACAGTAAAAGAAAATACGAGCGATCAATTGAAAATACGCGAGACTGAAAAGAATGCGGATGGAGTCGTAAACGATCCAACGTTTTTAAC GGAACAGTTTCGGAGGACGTCCAAGATTTCGCCTAAGAGCCAGACAGTATCTTTGTCGTTCGAGTCGTCTCTTTGCCCAAACGATGAGATCAACCCAAACCAATCGCAACAGGGGGAGTCTTTGTTGCAGTGTCATATGTGTAGCCAGCAAGGATTTACGGCAACCAAGTTGAAG gagCACTTGAAAATCCATCGCGGTAAGAAGGAATATCAGTGTACGGAATGCTCTTCAAGATTTTACACGAACGGTGGATTAAACAGACACTCGAAACTACATACGAATAAACA ACAATGGAAGAGTAGTTCGTCATGCGAAAAATATCTCGGTGATAGAACGCAATCGCGATCGCATAGCAAGGTTCATGAGAGCTTCCCGTGGAACGAGAAGGATGTTTCAATTTTGTCGCAAATACCGGCAACGGTAAATAACGAATCGTCGTTGAACGACGTCACAATAGATTCCGATTCAACCGTGTCCGAAAGAGTTCTGTTGGACACGGTTGCGGAACGAGAGGTGATGGATCGAGTACAG CACGTAGCAACGGAGAAAAAGGAACAAAAGGAGTACacgaataaatgtaaatattgtCCGAAAACGTTTCGTAAACCAAGCGATCTCGTTAGACACGTCCGTACGCACACGGGGGAACGTCCATACAAGTGCGACTATTGCAGCAAAAGTTTCGCCGTGAAGTGCACGTTGGATTCTCACACTAAAGTTCATACCGGCAAAAAGACGTTTCGTTGTCACGTGTGTAGCAGTTTGTTCGCGACGAAGGGCAGCTTGAAAGTACACATGCGTTTGCATACAG GTTCGAAACCGTTCAAATGTTCCATCTGCGATTCGAGATTCCGGACCTCGGGGCATAGGAAAGTACATTTGTTGAAACACGCCCGAGAACACAAAGGTAATTTCAAGAGGAAACAGAAACATTTGAAAGTTGCTGCCATTGCAGAAGTCGCTATGGCGACAGATATTGAAAAATCCGACGATACTGGTCGACAAGAGGTGTGCAGCTACGCAGAAGAACAAGAatcgcaacagcaacagcaagaACAGCAAGATAATCAGCAGCACTACGAGCAAACGTCGCAAACAACAGAGGGAGAATATTCGAATTTGCAAGCAATTAACGTCGAGACAACTGCTTCGTGTTTAACCGACCAAATCACATTCGAGGCGGAGGGATCCGTTCCAAACAATAATTCGATACTGTCCGTAAGCGACGGTAACCAATTGGTGGCCAACTTACATTTTCTCCTGGCGAACGGTCTCGTTACCATACAGACTGACGAATCGTTGTTAACCCAGCCGGCATCGACTGGCAATACACTGCATCAACAATCGACTGCTGTCGCCGATTCCGTCTGTGCATCGATGATCAATATTACCCCTGAGATCGGTACCGACCAAAGTATTTCTGCTAAAGAAACGATTCACGCGGAGAACGCATTGAAAGCGCAACTATCGTCTCCGTATCAATTGCAGTCAAACAACTGTCTTTTAACCAGCGTTGCAGCGCCATCGCGGATAGAACAGTTCGCGAAGGTTCCGACCATTGAGAAGTGCTTGCCGACACTAGAGAAACCCTCTACCAAAGGAACTCCGTCGAAGAAAGAGTGCGACGTTTGTGGGAAAACGTTCACGAAACCGTATCAAGTCGAACGTCACAAACGAATTCACACGGGCGAACGACCGTACAAATGCGATTtatgtgtcaaatcgttcgctcAAAAATCCACGTTACAGATGCATCAAAAGCACCATACAGGCGATCGACCATATCCTTGTCCACGCTGCGAATATTCTTTCACACAAAAAGGCAATCTTCGCACGCACATGAACCGCGCTCATCGGCTCGATACTGTCGACTCGAAAAAAACGAAACAAAATCAACAGTCGTTGCAACGCAAGTCTCCGGAGAGAAATTTGACCGAGGTTAAAAGTCTGAATTTAGATGACATGTCGTTCAttgaatttcttaaataa